In one Umezawaea sp. Da 62-37 genomic region, the following are encoded:
- a CDS encoding glycoside hydrolase family 6 protein: protein MAHRKHVLRAGALSCALVAGVAALLYGQTTAQAADSAFYVDPSTSAAKWVAANPGDSRAAVIRDRVASVPQPRWYTTTNTSTVRAEVDSFVGAAAAAGKIPILVVYNVPNRDCGGASGGGAPSHSAYRQWVDQVSAGLAGRPATIVLEPDVLPQMTSCQNADQQNETKASIAYAGKKLKAGSSQAKVYIDIGHSAWLTPAEAANRLRGADISNSADGISTNVSNYRARDNEVAFAKAVLDAVGDSRLHAVVDTSRNGNGPLGSEWCDPAGRAIGTPSTTATGDARIDAFLWVKLPGESDGCIGPAGQFVPQRAYDLAIAAGPITTTTTTTTTTTTTTTTPPPASGCRVTQRVTSTWNGGYTGEVVVENRGPAISSWALEFSAPGVTLSQGWNANWTDTGDVIKATNVAWNGSVGSGGSVTIGYNASYSGGTPPFGGAKLNGAVCG, encoded by the coding sequence ATGGCCCACAGGAAGCACGTCCTGCGTGCGGGAGCACTCTCATGCGCGCTCGTAGCGGGTGTCGCGGCCCTCTTGTACGGGCAGACCACCGCCCAGGCCGCGGACTCCGCGTTCTACGTCGATCCCTCCACCAGCGCGGCGAAGTGGGTCGCGGCCAACCCCGGCGACTCGCGCGCCGCGGTGATCAGGGACCGCGTCGCCTCCGTCCCCCAGCCCCGTTGGTACACCACGACCAACACCTCCACCGTGCGCGCCGAGGTCGACTCCTTCGTCGGGGCGGCCGCCGCCGCGGGCAAGATCCCCATCCTGGTGGTCTACAACGTGCCCAACCGCGACTGCGGCGGGGCGAGCGGCGGCGGAGCCCCGTCGCACAGCGCCTACCGGCAGTGGGTCGACCAGGTCTCCGCGGGTCTCGCGGGCCGACCGGCGACGATCGTGCTGGAGCCGGACGTGCTGCCGCAGATGACCAGCTGCCAGAACGCCGACCAGCAGAACGAGACCAAGGCGTCGATCGCCTACGCGGGCAAGAAGCTGAAGGCGGGCTCCTCGCAGGCGAAGGTGTACATCGACATCGGCCACTCCGCGTGGCTCACCCCCGCCGAGGCGGCGAACCGGTTGCGCGGCGCGGACATCTCCAACAGCGCCGACGGCATCTCGACGAACGTGTCGAACTACCGCGCCCGCGACAACGAGGTCGCCTTCGCCAAGGCGGTGCTCGACGCGGTCGGCGATTCCAGGCTGCACGCGGTGGTCGACACCAGCCGCAACGGCAACGGGCCGCTGGGCAGCGAGTGGTGCGACCCGGCGGGCCGCGCGATCGGCACACCGAGCACCACGGCCACCGGTGACGCCCGGATCGACGCGTTCCTGTGGGTCAAGCTGCCCGGCGAGTCGGACGGCTGCATCGGGCCCGCGGGGCAGTTCGTCCCGCAACGGGCCTACGACCTGGCCATCGCGGCGGGCCCCATCACCACGACCACCACTACTACGACCACGACGACCACCACGACGACCACTCCCCCGCCCGCGTCGGGCTGCCGGGTGACCCAGCGGGTCACCAGCACCTGGAACGGCGGCTACACCGGGGAGGTCGTGGTCGAGAACCGCGGACCGGCGATCAGCTCGTGGGCGCTGGAGTTCTCCGCACCGGGCGTGACCCTCAGCCAGGGGTGGAACGCCAACTGGACGGACACCGGCGACGTCATCAAGGCCACCAACGTCGCCTGGAACGGCTCGGTGGGCAGCGGCGGATCGGTGACGATCGGCTACAACGCCTCCTACTCCGGTGGCACCCCGCCGTTCGGCGGCGCGAAGCTCAACGGCGCGGTTTGCGGCTGA
- a CDS encoding LacI family DNA-binding transcriptional regulator: MTDVARNRRPGPRLEEVARAAGVSRSTVSRVINEEPYVSAKARDAVHQAIGDLGYSPNQAARTLAGNRANCIALVVSEQGSRVLSDPFFAGVLRGVHAELAGRRVQLVLMMTQQDDEQDLVGYLAGGHVDGVLMVSLHGQDPLPLKLSEAGVPIVVGGRPLVGDGIRYVDSDNFNGALEAARYLVSTGKRRIASIAGPRDMAVGMDRLNGWRRGMAEAGLAPDLVVHADFTPDDGAAAMADLLAREPDLDAVFVAADIMAVGALRVLHNQGRRIPEDVAVVGFDDLMIASTALPPLTTVRQDVEQLGRTMTWCLLGQLAGEEGLPPSLLLPTSLVIRASA; this comes from the coding sequence GTGACGGACGTAGCCAGGAACCGGCGTCCCGGCCCGCGGTTGGAGGAAGTCGCCCGCGCGGCCGGGGTGTCCCGTTCCACCGTCTCCAGGGTCATCAACGAGGAGCCCTACGTCAGCGCGAAGGCGCGCGACGCGGTGCACCAGGCGATCGGTGACCTCGGGTACAGCCCCAACCAGGCGGCCAGGACGCTGGCGGGCAACCGGGCGAACTGCATCGCGCTGGTCGTGTCGGAGCAGGGCAGCCGGGTGCTGTCCGACCCGTTCTTCGCCGGTGTGCTGCGCGGTGTGCACGCCGAACTGGCCGGTCGCCGCGTGCAGCTGGTGCTGATGATGACCCAGCAGGACGACGAGCAGGACCTCGTCGGCTACCTGGCGGGCGGTCACGTCGACGGCGTGCTCATGGTCAGCCTGCACGGCCAGGACCCGTTGCCGCTCAAGCTGTCCGAGGCCGGGGTGCCGATCGTGGTCGGCGGCAGGCCGCTGGTCGGCGACGGCATCCGGTACGTGGACTCGGACAACTTCAACGGCGCGCTGGAGGCCGCCCGCTACCTCGTGTCGACGGGGAAGCGGCGGATCGCCAGCATCGCCGGGCCGCGGGACATGGCGGTCGGCATGGACCGGCTCAACGGCTGGCGCCGCGGCATGGCGGAGGCGGGTCTGGCGCCGGACCTGGTGGTGCACGCGGACTTCACGCCGGACGACGGCGCGGCCGCGATGGCCGACCTGCTCGCCCGCGAGCCGGACCTGGACGCGGTGTTCGTGGCCGCCGACATAATGGCCGTGGGGGCGTTGAGGGTGCTGCACAACCAGGGCCGCCGCATCCCGGAGGACGTCGCGGTCGTCGGGTTCGACGACCTGATGATCGCCTCGACGGCTCTGCCTCCGCTCACCACGGTCCGGCAGGACGTCGAACAGCTGGGCCGCACGATGACGTGGTGCCTGCTCGGCCAGCTCGCGGGGGAGGAGGGGTTGCCCCCGTCCCTGCTGCTGCCCACCTCGCTGGTGATCCGCGCCAGCGCGTGA
- a CDS encoding GH1 family beta-glucosidase, whose translation MDQISFPEGFLWGAATAAFQVEGSTTADGRTDSIWDAFCRLPGAIVGGHTGEPAADHYRRVDQDVKLMVDLGLQAYRFSIAWPRVRPDGGEVNQAGLDFYGRLVDTLLANGIKPWVTLYHWDLPQALEEKGGWAERDTAYRFADYATSVVESLGDRVTSWTTLNEPWCSSFLGYAAGVHAPGRREPEAALAAVHHLLLGHGLATSAIRAVQPAAEVGITLNLYPVFAADPENPADVDAARRLDAMQNRIFLDPVLKGAYPADVIEDFEEYHFLDNVREGDLEIISTPLDMLGVNYYSEHNVSSVADGEGPPARNGRRQSGSPWVGLGDLSFPGRDLPRTDMDWEVQPVGLTKVLRRLHDEYPRLPLYITENGAAYRDEFDGDGAVHDAERLGFIDGHLRAAHAAISEGVDLRGYFCWSLLDNFEWAEGYAKRFGIVHVDYDTQVRTPKASAHWYAKVARENALAATGGQ comes from the coding sequence GTGGACCAGATTTCGTTTCCCGAGGGGTTCCTGTGGGGCGCGGCCACGGCCGCATTCCAAGTGGAGGGGTCGACGACCGCGGACGGTCGCACCGACTCCATCTGGGACGCGTTCTGCAGGCTGCCCGGCGCGATCGTCGGCGGCCACACCGGCGAGCCCGCCGCCGACCACTACCGCAGGGTCGACCAGGACGTGAAGCTGATGGTGGACCTGGGCCTCCAGGCCTACCGGTTCTCCATCGCGTGGCCGCGGGTCCGCCCGGACGGCGGCGAGGTGAACCAGGCGGGACTGGACTTCTACGGCAGGCTCGTGGACACGCTGCTGGCCAACGGGATCAAGCCGTGGGTCACGCTGTACCACTGGGACCTCCCGCAGGCGCTGGAGGAGAAGGGCGGCTGGGCCGAGCGCGACACCGCGTACCGGTTCGCCGACTACGCCACGAGCGTCGTGGAGTCGCTGGGCGACCGGGTCACCTCCTGGACGACGCTCAACGAGCCGTGGTGCTCGTCGTTCCTCGGCTACGCGGCGGGCGTGCACGCGCCCGGACGCCGTGAGCCCGAGGCGGCCCTGGCCGCGGTGCACCACCTGCTGCTCGGCCACGGCCTGGCGACGTCGGCGATCCGGGCCGTCCAGCCCGCCGCCGAGGTCGGCATCACGCTGAACCTGTACCCGGTTTTCGCGGCCGACCCGGAGAACCCCGCCGACGTGGACGCCGCGAGGCGGCTGGACGCCATGCAGAACCGGATCTTCCTGGACCCGGTGCTGAAGGGCGCCTACCCGGCGGACGTGATCGAGGACTTCGAGGAGTACCACTTCCTGGACAACGTCCGGGAAGGTGATCTGGAGATCATCTCCACGCCGCTGGACATGCTCGGCGTCAACTACTACTCGGAGCACAACGTCAGCAGCGTCGCCGACGGCGAAGGCCCGCCGGCGCGCAACGGCAGGAGGCAGAGCGGGTCCCCGTGGGTCGGGCTCGGCGACCTGTCGTTCCCCGGCCGCGACCTGCCCCGCACCGACATGGACTGGGAGGTCCAGCCCGTCGGCCTGACCAAGGTCCTGCGCAGGCTGCACGACGAGTACCCGCGGCTTCCGCTGTACATCACCGAGAACGGCGCGGCCTACCGCGACGAGTTCGACGGCGACGGCGCGGTGCACGACGCGGAGCGGCTCGGGTTCATCGACGGGCACCTGCGCGCCGCGCACGCCGCGATCAGCGAGGGCGTCGACCTGCGCGGCTACTTCTGCTGGTCGCTGCTGGACAACTTCGAGTGGGCCGAGGGCTACGCCAAGAGGTTCGGCATCGTGCACGTCGACTACGACACGCAGGTCCGCACCCCGAAGGCCAGCGCCCACTGGTACGCCAAGGTGGCCAGGGAGAACGCACTGGCCGCCACGGGTGGGCAGTGA
- a CDS encoding carbohydrate ABC transporter permease, translated as MTALTTAPPVRRPGRARKLKASTLLERPNFLVYGILIAFILGSAFPFYWSFLVASYDANVFTGDVPLIPGGNFLTNASRVVDTIPFWKALGNSVIVSGTVTLSVVLFSSLAGFAFAKLRFRGSKGLMLFVIATLAVPTQLGIIPLFMAMAEFGWSGTLGAVIAPNLVTAFGVFWMRQYIVDAVPNELIEAARMDGCSLLRTFWHVCLPAVRPAAAMLGVFTFMQSWNDFLWPLIVLNPEDPTIQVALEKLQTGYYVDYSLVLAGTTMATVPVLLVFLVLGRQIVAGIMQGAVKG; from the coding sequence ATGACCGCGCTCACGACCGCTCCTCCGGTTCGCAGGCCGGGCCGCGCCAGGAAGCTGAAGGCCTCCACCCTGTTGGAGCGCCCCAACTTCCTGGTGTACGGCATCCTCATCGCCTTCATCCTGGGCTCGGCGTTCCCGTTCTACTGGTCGTTCCTGGTGGCCAGCTACGACGCCAACGTCTTCACCGGCGACGTACCGCTGATCCCCGGCGGGAACTTCCTCACCAACGCGTCCAGGGTCGTCGACACGATCCCGTTCTGGAAGGCGCTGGGCAACAGCGTCATCGTGTCCGGCACGGTCACGCTGTCGGTGGTGCTGTTCTCCAGCCTGGCCGGGTTCGCCTTCGCCAAGCTCCGCTTCCGCGGCAGCAAGGGCCTGATGCTGTTCGTCATCGCGACGCTCGCGGTGCCGACGCAGCTCGGCATCATCCCGCTGTTCATGGCGATGGCGGAGTTCGGCTGGTCCGGGACGCTCGGCGCGGTGATCGCGCCCAACCTGGTCACCGCGTTCGGCGTGTTCTGGATGCGGCAGTACATCGTCGACGCCGTGCCGAACGAGCTGATCGAGGCGGCGCGGATGGACGGGTGCAGCCTGCTGCGCACGTTCTGGCACGTCTGCCTGCCCGCGGTGCGACCCGCCGCGGCGATGCTCGGCGTTTTCACGTTCATGCAGTCCTGGAACGACTTCCTGTGGCCGCTGATCGTGCTCAACCCCGAGGACCCGACCATCCAGGTCGCGCTGGAGAAGCTCCAGACCGGCTACTACGTCGACTACTCGCTGGTGCTCGCCGGAACCACGATGGCCACGGTTCCGGTGTTGTTGGTCTTCCTCGTACTCGGGCGGCAGATCGTCGCCGGGATCATGCAGGGCGCTGTGAAGGGGTAG
- a CDS encoding sugar ABC transporter permease, which produces MTADLTEVPSGRGVEPRPPVRREPPDAHPRSPFRDRLTRLDVKFTPYLFIAPFFVLFAVIGLFPLLYTGYVSLFDWELGGDEHPFVGLGNYTALLADDQFWNAMFNTISIFVLSSVPQMITAVLLAALLNTALRARTAWRMGVLLPYVASLVALAIIFSNLFGKQYGLINTFLDSVGLSPVDWQANWFASHVAIATMVNWRWTGYNALIVLAAMQAIPREVHEAALVDGAGAIRRFVSITLPLLRPTIIFVVITSTIGGLQIFTEPKLFDPAGGSGGGFSHQYQTVVLYLYQAGFQDFDLGYASAMAWILFLVVLVIAAANFFLTRRISSTGEAE; this is translated from the coding sequence GTGACGGCTGACCTCACGGAGGTTCCGAGCGGGCGGGGCGTCGAGCCCCGCCCGCCCGTCCGCCGTGAGCCCCCGGACGCGCATCCGAGGTCGCCCTTCCGCGATCGGCTGACCCGGCTCGACGTCAAGTTCACGCCCTACCTGTTCATCGCGCCGTTCTTCGTCCTGTTCGCGGTGATCGGCCTCTTCCCGTTGCTCTACACCGGTTACGTGTCCCTGTTCGACTGGGAACTCGGTGGCGACGAGCACCCGTTCGTCGGACTCGGGAACTACACCGCGCTGCTGGCGGACGACCAGTTCTGGAACGCCATGTTCAACACGATCAGCATCTTCGTGTTGTCCAGCGTCCCGCAGATGATCACCGCGGTCCTGCTGGCCGCGCTGCTCAACACCGCGCTGCGCGCGCGGACCGCGTGGCGCATGGGTGTCCTGCTGCCGTACGTCGCCAGCCTGGTCGCGCTCGCCATCATCTTCAGCAACCTGTTCGGCAAGCAGTACGGCCTGATCAACACGTTCCTGGACTCGGTCGGGCTCAGCCCGGTCGACTGGCAGGCCAACTGGTTCGCCAGCCACGTCGCCATCGCCACGATGGTGAACTGGCGCTGGACCGGCTACAACGCGCTGATCGTGCTGGCCGCCATGCAGGCCATCCCGCGCGAGGTGCACGAGGCCGCGCTGGTCGACGGGGCCGGCGCGATCCGCCGGTTCGTCAGCATCACGCTGCCCCTGCTGCGCCCGACGATCATCTTCGTGGTCATCACGTCGACCATCGGCGGCCTGCAGATCTTCACCGAGCCCAAGCTGTTCGACCCGGCCGGCGGCAGCGGTGGAGGGTTCTCCCACCAGTACCAGACCGTCGTGCTCTACCTGTACCAGGCGGGCTTCCAGGACTTCGACCTCGGTTACGCCTCGGCCATGGCCTGGATCCTCTTCCTGGTCGTCCTCGTCATCGCCGCCGCGAACTTCTTCCTCACCAGGCGGATCTCGTCAACAGGGGAGGCGGAATGA
- a CDS encoding ABC transporter substrate-binding protein: MPDRSSRWAIALACSAALAATAACGSSGGSGGTTADGKIELTVATFNEFGYEDLLPEYEKAHPNIKVVARKTGKSDDHHQNMFTKIAAGSGLSDIEAVEEGYLAQVLAKSDKFNNLLEIGPADVKPDRWLAWKSESATKNGSFIGYGTDIGPLAMCYRKDLFEAAGLPSDPAGVKAIFATWDSYFAAGEQFKAKTADKAWFDSAAQVFNAMVNQEKVGYYDASDKLVVETNPDLKADWDQVTAAVAKGQSAKLVAFSNEWNTAFKSAAFATKTCPSWMLGVIEAQAGPENAGKWAVTDAFPDGGGNWGGSFLTVPKQSKHPKEAAELAAWLTAPEQQVKAFTAKGTFPSQVEALTAPALLDQTSAYFGGTKVGALFAEQAKKVPAAQPKGPASGTLQDKVFNSALQAVEQGTSVDDAWKQAVEGAQKAAK; the protein is encoded by the coding sequence GTGCCTGACCGCTCTAGCCGATGGGCCATCGCACTGGCCTGTTCCGCCGCGCTCGCCGCGACCGCCGCTTGCGGGTCGAGTGGCGGGTCCGGGGGCACCACCGCAGACGGCAAGATCGAGCTGACCGTCGCCACCTTCAACGAGTTCGGCTACGAGGACCTCCTCCCGGAGTACGAGAAGGCCCACCCGAACATCAAGGTCGTCGCCCGCAAGACCGGCAAGTCGGACGACCACCACCAGAACATGTTCACCAAGATCGCCGCCGGGTCGGGCCTGTCCGACATCGAGGCCGTCGAGGAGGGCTACCTCGCCCAGGTGCTGGCGAAGTCCGACAAGTTCAACAACCTCCTGGAGATCGGCCCGGCCGACGTCAAGCCGGACCGCTGGCTGGCGTGGAAGTCGGAGTCGGCCACCAAGAACGGCTCGTTCATCGGCTACGGCACGGACATCGGCCCGCTGGCCATGTGCTACCGCAAGGACCTCTTCGAGGCCGCTGGACTGCCTTCGGACCCTGCCGGTGTGAAGGCCATCTTCGCGACGTGGGACAGCTACTTCGCCGCCGGTGAGCAGTTCAAGGCCAAGACGGCGGACAAGGCGTGGTTCGACAGCGCCGCCCAGGTCTTCAACGCGATGGTCAACCAGGAGAAGGTCGGCTACTACGACGCCAGCGACAAGCTCGTCGTCGAGACCAACCCCGACCTCAAGGCCGACTGGGACCAGGTGACCGCCGCGGTCGCCAAGGGCCAGTCCGCGAAGCTGGTCGCGTTCAGCAACGAGTGGAACACCGCGTTCAAGAGCGCCGCTTTCGCCACGAAGACCTGCCCGTCCTGGATGCTCGGCGTGATCGAGGCCCAGGCGGGCCCGGAGAACGCGGGCAAGTGGGCCGTCACCGACGCCTTCCCCGACGGCGGCGGCAACTGGGGTGGCTCGTTCCTGACCGTTCCCAAGCAGAGCAAGCACCCGAAGGAAGCCGCTGAGCTCGCCGCGTGGCTGACCGCCCCCGAGCAGCAGGTCAAGGCCTTCACCGCGAAGGGCACGTTCCCGAGCCAGGTCGAGGCGCTCACCGCCCCGGCCCTGCTCGACCAGACCAGCGCGTACTTCGGTGGCACCAAGGTCGGCGCGCTGTTCGCCGAGCAGGCCAAGAAGGTCCCGGCCGCCCAGCCGAAGGGCCCGGCCTCGGGCACCCTCCAGGACAAGGTGTTCAACTCGGCGCTCCAGGCGGTCGAGCAGGGCACCAGCGTCGACGACGCCTGGAAGCAGGCGGTCGAGGGCGCCCAGAAGGCAGCCAAGTGA
- a CDS encoding redoxin family protein produces MKHIRSLGLVLAALTLVAACGKPAEPGPPVPAATVSTASEQLRFTARTIDGQDFSGESLVGEPAVLWFWAPWCPSCNREAPTVARIAAQSKGVTWVGVAAQDQLPAMKEFVAKYDMNGFKHIADLDASVWKRFGVSAQPAFAFIDSAGKADVIIGSPTEEDILARIAKLIGA; encoded by the coding sequence GTGAAGCACATCCGGTCCCTCGGTCTCGTGCTCGCCGCGCTCACCCTCGTCGCGGCGTGCGGCAAACCCGCCGAACCCGGCCCGCCCGTGCCCGCGGCGACCGTCTCCACCGCCTCCGAGCAGCTGCGGTTCACCGCGCGGACCATCGACGGCCAGGACTTCTCCGGCGAAAGCCTCGTGGGCGAACCCGCCGTCCTGTGGTTCTGGGCCCCGTGGTGCCCGTCGTGCAACCGCGAGGCGCCGACCGTGGCCAGGATCGCCGCCCAGAGCAAGGGCGTGACCTGGGTCGGCGTCGCCGCGCAGGACCAGCTCCCGGCGATGAAGGAGTTCGTCGCCAAGTACGACATGAACGGCTTCAAGCACATCGCCGACCTCGACGCCTCGGTGTGGAAGCGGTTCGGCGTGAGCGCCCAGCCAGCGTTCGCGTTCATCGACTCGGCAGGGAAGGCCGACGTGATCATCGGCAGCCCCACCGAGGAGGACATCCTCGCCAGGATCGCCAAGCTCATCGGCGCCTGA
- a CDS encoding cytochrome c biogenesis CcdA family protein, which yields METPGFALAAGLIAALNPCGFAMLPAYLTLVVIGEDQRGKLSAVLRALAATATMALGFLTVFGTFGLVIAPLATSVQRYLPAVTVLIGAGLLALGAMMLTGREPALLLPKSSRGAPTARLRSMFGYGLAYATASLSCTIGPFLAVTSTTFRQGSVVDGVLAYLAYGLGMALVVGVLATAVALAGSSVLTGARRLLPHVNRAGGALLVVVGLYVGYYGVYELRLFLGAGSANDPVVEAAAGVQEWLASRVDALGALPLVGVLVILVVGAVLVGRRKTKTLQR from the coding sequence GTGGAAACCCCGGGCTTCGCCCTCGCGGCAGGCCTCATCGCCGCCCTCAACCCCTGCGGCTTCGCCATGCTCCCCGCCTACCTGACCCTCGTCGTCATCGGCGAGGACCAGCGCGGCAAGCTCAGCGCGGTCCTGAGGGCACTGGCCGCCACCGCCACCATGGCACTCGGCTTCCTCACCGTCTTCGGCACCTTCGGCCTCGTCATCGCCCCCCTCGCCACCTCCGTCCAGCGCTACCTGCCCGCCGTCACCGTCCTCATCGGCGCGGGCCTGCTCGCACTCGGCGCCATGATGCTCACCGGCCGCGAACCCGCGCTGCTGCTCCCCAAGTCGAGCCGCGGTGCCCCCACCGCCCGCCTCCGCTCCATGTTCGGCTACGGCCTCGCCTACGCCACAGCCTCGCTGTCCTGCACCATCGGCCCGTTCCTCGCCGTCACCAGCACCACGTTCCGCCAGGGGTCCGTTGTGGACGGTGTGCTCGCGTACCTCGCCTACGGACTGGGAATGGCGCTCGTCGTCGGCGTGCTCGCCACGGCCGTCGCACTGGCGGGCTCCAGCGTCCTCACCGGTGCCCGCAGACTGCTACCGCACGTGAACCGGGCGGGCGGGGCACTGCTCGTGGTCGTCGGGCTCTACGTCGGCTACTACGGCGTGTACGAACTGCGCCTGTTCCTCGGCGCCGGATCGGCGAACGACCCGGTGGTGGAGGCGGCGGCCGGTGTGCAGGAGTGGCTGGCTTCACGGGTCGACGCACTGGGCGCGTTGCCGTTGGTGGGGGTGCTGGTGATCCTCGTCGTGGGTGCGGTGCTGGTGGGACGACGGAAGACGAAGACCCTTCAGCGTTGA
- a CDS encoding response regulator: MDTNIVLLIVALVVAIIVLLLLWRNQTRGGSSQVNVGFADLFTIGITLSATDAKQAKEAVRAADAERGNASTTADLPGLTESTTTLARVLWVDDLPDNNVYETVALEKLGKLVTKAASTSAALHYLERMDFTIMITDLGRSGDPNAGIDLIRRMRADGNHMPIVVYTGDAARVLESVTDAGADAVVDQPGPLIRVVQRLVSRDRRSAAVS, from the coding sequence GTGGACACCAACATCGTGCTCTTGATCGTCGCGCTGGTAGTGGCGATCATCGTGCTGCTACTGCTGTGGCGCAACCAGACCCGTGGGGGAAGCAGCCAGGTGAACGTCGGTTTCGCCGACCTGTTCACCATCGGGATCACCCTGAGCGCGACGGACGCCAAGCAGGCCAAGGAAGCCGTTCGGGCCGCCGACGCCGAGCGTGGAAACGCCTCCACGACGGCCGACTTGCCCGGCCTCACCGAATCCACCACGACCCTGGCGAGGGTGCTCTGGGTGGACGACCTGCCCGACAACAACGTGTACGAGACGGTCGCGCTGGAGAAGCTGGGCAAGCTCGTGACGAAGGCGGCGTCGACGTCGGCGGCGTTGCACTACCTGGAACGCATGGATTTCACGATCATGATCACCGACCTCGGCAGGTCGGGCGATCCCAACGCGGGGATCGACCTGATCCGCCGAATGCGGGCCGACGGCAACCACATGCCGATCGTCGTCTACACCGGTGACGCTGCGCGGGTGCTGGAGTCGGTGACGGACGCCGGGGCCGACGCCGTGGTCGACCAGCCGGGCCCGCTCATCCGTGTGGTGCAACGCCTGGTGAGCCGAGACAGGCGGTCCGCCGCGGTCAGCTGA
- a CDS encoding Gfo/Idh/MocA family oxidoreductase — MGDHKRVRLGVVGLGAMGGRVFDIAVGHPDFEVVRAADVDQGAVDRIAAANPSVAVSTTPADVVDAADVDAVYIATPPSFHADLSVAALAAGKAVFCEKPLAISLEDGRRMSEAAASSGLATAVNFALSDRDVVLELERRLRAGQAGTVLGVDVRLQFPEWPRAFQADALWLDGREQGGFVREVFSHFAYLTDRLVGPLRAVDVSADFSLSGSEVSARGLLRAGGVPVHFSGMSGVAGPEVYEWTLWGSEESYRLRQWSRLEVFSGGDWVAFDAGAGSGSDATRLGLFAQAIRTGSAPNLADFPAAYRVQEAVEAFHVVS; from the coding sequence ATGGGTGATCACAAGCGGGTGAGGTTGGGCGTCGTCGGACTGGGCGCCATGGGCGGCCGGGTGTTCGACATCGCGGTGGGGCATCCCGACTTCGAGGTCGTGCGCGCGGCCGACGTCGACCAGGGCGCGGTCGACCGGATCGCCGCCGCGAATCCTTCCGTCGCGGTGAGCACGACTCCCGCGGACGTCGTCGACGCGGCGGACGTGGACGCGGTCTACATCGCGACCCCGCCGTCGTTCCACGCCGACCTGTCCGTCGCCGCGCTGGCCGCGGGCAAGGCCGTGTTCTGCGAGAAGCCCCTGGCGATCAGCCTGGAGGACGGCCGCCGGATGAGCGAGGCCGCGGCGTCCAGCGGGTTGGCCACCGCGGTGAACTTCGCGCTGTCCGATCGCGATGTGGTGCTGGAACTGGAACGCAGGCTGCGGGCGGGGCAGGCGGGCACGGTGCTGGGTGTCGACGTCCGCCTCCAGTTCCCGGAGTGGCCGCGCGCGTTCCAGGCCGATGCCCTGTGGCTCGACGGTCGTGAGCAGGGTGGGTTCGTGCGGGAGGTCTTCTCCCACTTCGCGTATCTGACCGACCGCCTTGTGGGTCCGTTGCGCGCTGTCGACGTGAGTGCGGATTTTTCGTTGTCGGGTAGTGAGGTGAGTGCTCGGGGGTTGCTGCGCGCGGGTGGGGTGCCGGTGCACTTCAGCGGGATGTCGGGGGTGGCGGGGCCGGAGGTGTACGAGTGGACGCTGTGGGGGTCGGAGGAGTCTTATCGGCTGCGGCAGTGGAGTCGGTTGGAGGTCTTCAGCGGCGGGGATTGGGTTGCGTTCGACGCCGGTGCTGGGTCGGGGTCTGATGCCACGCGGTTGGGGTTGTTCGCGCAGGCGATCCGCACTGGTTCCGCGCCGAATCTGGCGGACTTTCCTGCTGCCTACCGCGTTCAGGAGGCTGTGGAGGCGTTCCACGTAGTCAGCTGA